The genomic segment GTTGCCCTTGGCTTTGGTTTAGATAATGCGACGCAACTTGATAAAATAGCGGAAATAGCTCAACGCGCCGGGAAAATTTCAGATACAGATAAGCTCTATGCCCTCCATGATGATGCGGGCGGGAAGGGCGTACCATTTCTGGCCGATTCCCCCGATGAATTTTTAGCAGCGATGAAATCCATTATCAGCAGTGTCAAATTGCAGTTGTATAATGGTGTCTCTCCGGCCCCAACCACCTCGGTTAAAGATGAACAAATTTTAGTGACTGCCACATTTAACCCAGCAAAGTGGACGGGAGATGTTGTGGCCAATAAATTTGACGGAGAAACGGGGAAGCTGGGAGAGATATTGTGGAGGGCAAGTGATGTTTATGCCTCTGCGGGGAGCCCGGATTTCGCTGATTGCTTTGTTTATGAGAAGGCGACAACCAGTGTGGTGAATTATGGTACTACAACTCTGGATAAAGATAATTATCTCTGCAAAAATTTGGGAGATATTATTAATTCAACACCCAAGATTGTAGGAGCTCCTCCCTATTATTATGATTTTGATGACTATGAAGATTTTAACCGCAATACATCCGTTACTGGCCGAGATACCCTTGTTTATGTGAATTCAAATGACGGAGCCCTGCACTCTTTTTTACTTGCTCCGGGAACGAGCCGTGCCAGTACAGATACAACGCCTCTGGGGAAAGAGCTATGGCGATTTTATCCAGATAGTGTAAGGGAAAAACTTAATACAGATATGTGTTCTGCTGCATACTGTCATGAGTATATCAATGATGGCCCTCCCCGAGTTGGAGATATTTATAAGGCAGATTTGTCAGGCAGTAAATGGCGGACTGTGCTGGCGGCTGGTATTGGCAGAGGTGGCGCTGGCTTCTATTCTTTAGATGTTACATATGGAAAAGGTCTCGGTGGAGGAGTAAATGATACCTCTTTCCTGTGGGAGTTTACCAGTGTCGATGATAGTGAACTGGGGTTGGCTACAGCTTTGCCTGAGATTGAGAGAGTTGCTGATGATGCAGTTGCTAACAAAGCTTCGTGGCTGACATTTTTTGGCTCCGGCCGAGCTGTTAAGGCAGATGAACAGGCCAGTAAGCAGGCGTATCTGTTTGCTGTTAATTCGTGGACAGGGGCTTCTGTGTGGGGCGGCGATAATAATACGAATAAGATCAAAATTGGTACAGCAGACCCGGCTGATGATAGTCAGTTGCTTAAAAACGATATTCCCTCTTCTCCTTTGGTTGTTGATGTCGATGATGATAACAAGGCTGACAGGGTATATTTGGGTAATTTATACGGTGAAATTTTTAGAATTGCAGATATTTCAGTTGGCGATTCTCCACGGGTAAGCCGCCTTTTTGAATCTGGTCATACAGATCGATTGTCACCTATTATTACAAAACCTGCCTTCGCCTTTGATTCTGATACAGGCAGCAGCCTGTGGGTGTATGCTGGTACTGGAAAGTACGAAGATCAAGCAGATAAGGTGTCTTCAGACCAACAGTATATGCTTGGTCTTCTGGATGAGGGCGCTTCTCTGAGAAAGATGAGTGAAATAACAACCTGTGATGCGGGATTTGTTACAGCTGCAGATAGTAGTGCTGAGTATAGAACAGTAGGAAATTGTGTAACTGGTGCAGGTGGTGCAGGTTCATGGGCCTTGAAGCTTATGAATTCTGAGAGCAGTGCAAGTGAGCGTTCCTTGTCACAGCCTTTGGTGGTCGGCGGTGTTGTCTTTTTTACTACCTTTGTCCCTGATGCAGATGTCTGTGGGGGAAGCGGTGATGCATATTTATTTGCCCTTGATTGGAAGACAGGAGCTGCCCCAACGGAGCATATATTTGTAGATTTTCCACAAACTGTTGGCAGCAGTGCAGTCGCTGGTTTGTATCTTGGTAAAGGTGTTCCTTTTCAGCCTGTGCTGCATGGGGATGTGCTTTTTGCAGGAACTACAGAGCAACCACCCACTCCTTATAAGGTTAATTTGAAAAAGTCAAAAATAGAGCTGAAGTCTTGGAGACAGGACTTTAATTAGAATAAAAACTATTGGTTAACCAGTTGTCTACAGGGTAGGTGTAGTATGAAAATGCTAAGGGTATTGTTTTTAGGGTTTGTTTGTTATTCTTTTACCTTACAAACTGGATTTGCTCAAAATACAAAGCAGGAGATGGTCGATCTTCTTGTCGATAGCTCCGGAGGAGAACAAAGGGAAATGGTTGGCTTGGTATCTGAGTATACCCCCGGAGGTTCGCTTATATTGGTGGCAGATCAGCTTCTCAGTGTGCCCTCTGTAATATTTCGTAAAAATTTGGCAGGACAGTATTTAGAGGAGCCAATAAAAAATCTTGCTGTTGGCCAAGGTGTGCAGGCTATTGTCAGTAAAAAAGTTACTGAAGGTGT from the Desulfotalea psychrophila LSv54 genome contains:
- a CDS encoding pilus assembly protein, whose amino-acid sequence is MKYAQVSCQAKVLVIVTDGIGNTGTTTTNAGTATDRLINAGVSVVALGFGLDNATQLDKIAEIAQRAGKISDTDKLYALHDDAGGKGVPFLADSPDEFLAAMKSIISSVKLQLYNGVSPAPTTSVKDEQILVTATFNPAKWTGDVVANKFDGETGKLGEILWRASDVYASAGSPDFADCFVYEKATTSVVNYGTTTLDKDNYLCKNLGDIINSTPKIVGAPPYYYDFDDYEDFNRNTSVTGRDTLVYVNSNDGALHSFLLAPGTSRASTDTTPLGKELWRFYPDSVREKLNTDMCSAAYCHEYINDGPPRVGDIYKADLSGSKWRTVLAAGIGRGGAGFYSLDVTYGKGLGGGVNDTSFLWEFTSVDDSELGLATALPEIERVADDAVANKASWLTFFGSGRAVKADEQASKQAYLFAVNSWTGASVWGGDNNTNKIKIGTADPADDSQLLKNDIPSSPLVVDVDDDNKADRVYLGNLYGEIFRIADISVGDSPRVSRLFESGHTDRLSPIITKPAFAFDSDTGSSLWVYAGTGKYEDQADKVSSDQQYMLGLLDEGASLRKMSEITTCDAGFVTAADSSAEYRTVGNCVTGAGGAGSWALKLMNSESSASERSLSQPLVVGGVVFFTTFVPDADVCGGSGDAYLFALDWKTGAAPTEHIFVDFPQTVGSSAVAGLYLGKGVPFQPVLHGDVLFAGTTEQPPTPYKVNLKKSKIELKSWRQDFN